Proteins from one Triticum aestivum cultivar Chinese Spring chromosome 7A, IWGSC CS RefSeq v2.1, whole genome shotgun sequence genomic window:
- the LOC123150547 gene encoding uncharacterized protein, translating into MATAEEVGNGLEFLSDLVDRFSLLDLASIDFNPAGELDTCFTQSAVESSMGDIGDAPLTIQVAENNGCEELSLSAADSQQSTRKDDRRAPGWTKRVHIGRAPLERPPCAGRVCALEKTLRGYAEKRTNTVVVPAVGYNFGSLGEAYDFYNLYNLYSWEIGLGIRYGKSRLNVERTKCMQEIVSGCSVNTPLEFHASRIYTRAMFENFGEVLYEAGQYRVEVKNGSKYYLHRYHPERYEK; encoded by the exons ATGGCGACGGCGGAGGAGGTCGGCAATGGACTGGAGTTCTTATCAGATCTGGTGGATAG GTTCTCCTTGCTGGATCTTGCATCAATCGATTTCAATCCAGCGGGTGAACTGGATACTTGTTTTACACAGTCAGCTGTTGAATCGAGCATGGGAGATATTGGCGACGCTCCGCTTACAATCCAGGTCGCTGAGAACAACGGCTGCGAGGAACTGAGCTTGTCGGCGGCCGATTCACAACAATCAACAAGAAAAGATGACCGTCGGGCCCCTGGGTGGACAAAAAG GGTTCATATTGGGCGAGCCCCTCTCGAGCGTCCACCTTGTGCTGGAAGAGTATGTGCCCTTGAGAAAACATTAAGAGGATATGCGGAAAAGAGAACAAATACCGTTGTAGTACCAGCTGTTGGATACAACTTCGGTTCATTGGGGGAGGCGTACGACTTCTATAACCTATATAACCTATATTCGTGGGAAATTGGATTGGGAATAAGATACGGAAAAAGTAGGCTCAACGTCGAGAGAACCAAATGTATGCAAGAGATAGTATCTGGATGCTCG GTGAACACACCACTGGAGTTCCACGCTAGCAGGATCTACACTCGAGCTATGTTTGAGAATTTTGGTGAGGTCCTGTATGAAGCAGGACAATACAGGGTAGAAgttaaaaatggttcgaaatattACTTACACCGGTACCACCCAGAGAGATACGAGAAGTAG